The segment TGGTCGGCACCCATTTTTTTTCGGTGCCGATAATTTTCTGACGATTAAAATTTACACAAAACCCATACGTCATAAGCGGAGATTCAATTAGAAGCACTACAGCTTCAGCAGACGTACGCGCGGCCTCGGTGATGCGTTGTTGTAGCTTTTTACGACATCGCTGGTCGAGCAATCCCTGCCAGTTCAAAACATCACGGACATTGTGAGGCGGCCAATCGGCCAGACTCGGCCGAGGCTTGGCCAAAGTTTGTACACGATAGGTGCGTATCTGCGACCAATTCGCTTTCCAGCCTATACCCGTTAGCTTCGTCATGGTGCGAACGCGGTCATCAGTAACGACAACGTACATCGATTCCGCGATGGTTGCGACAAACGCATCTTGTCTGCCAAGATTTCGTTTACTGAGGTCGGATAAGCAGAAAGCATTCTCGCCGCCCCAGTATGCAAAAAACTCCTCCTCCAAGTCGTCCAGCATCTCGCCAGCAAGAATGGCGGCCAAGACCTCCTCGGCCCGCTTCAAGCAGGCTAGCGCCTGCCCGACCGGGTCAAATATATCTAGCACTACCGTTCCTTCTGCGATATAGCATAGGCCTCCTTGGCTTCCGATATGCGGAACAACTTCCCCCAAGGATTTCGGCACTTCGAGCAATCTTATTCTGGGCAACTCCATGAATCTCGTGTCAAACGAGAACTCACATTCATACGACTTGTCTTCCACCACTAAAGGTCCAGCGAGGACGACCCATTCGCCTACAACCTGGCGCACATAATAAAAGCCGTGCCGGCCTAATGCCGCGACTACATCGGCCACCTGGCTATTCAACTCGCTCATCTCAGCCCGCTTTGGTTCTACCAACAAGCGGAGATGCAGCGACTTGAGCTGGCGCAGCGGCAATAGTCGCAGCTACTGAGACGGTGAGAACGCGGCTAGGCTGATATGGGAAGCGGCTTCCCAACTTTTCAATCAGCCATGTGCACGCTAGCGACTCACTGCTCGCATTCACCGCGCCACGAACGAAGCGCTCGAATTCTTCAAAATGCGTCGCAGCATCTTCCACGCCTTCGGCACCGAGACGGTCTGTTAAGGATTCGTTTTCCTCAGCAGGATTTTTTACCCCGGCCCGAAGTGCAGCTGGAAGTTGAGCAAGTACATCAAGTAGGGCCAAGTCGTCGCGACCGGTTCGGCGTTCAAACAGAGGAGCCGCAACGGCCATCAACAAAATGGACGCTGGACCACCGCTTGTCCATTGCCAGTCACGAAACGCTTTCAAGTAACGCACAACGCGGCAAAATTGCTCGCCCCGCACCTTAACCTCTCCCAAGAACCAGTCCTTCACGGGGCGGGGGTCCGACTCCTTCCAGTCCTCCTCACGATGCGCGAGTAGCACGCGATTGCTCGGCAGGCGGGTCCAAGCATCTTGTTCGGCCTGGCGCATCGCCTCCTCAACACTGTCAAATCCATAGGCATTCAGTGCCGCCTTGGTCAACGTCAAAAACTCATCATCGGGAATCGCATACAAAGGTATGTCGATATGCGCATCAGATGAAATTTCGATACGAATACAAGTAGACTTATTGGTGATAAGACGCCAACCACGCTCCTTCACCAGCGGGACCAAGGCCTCTTGAGCCGCCGCAAAAAACAATGAACTGGCCATGCTGGGCCGCGCCGTAAGAGAAACAAAACCCAGTGGGAGATAGCACCCGTCATCCACATCGGCCTGCTGTGTTGGCTTGGCTGGGGCATTAAGAGTCCCGTACGCCCAAGAGCCTTGAGTGAAAAAGCGCGGTCGCGGCACCTCGCCGTTGTATCCGCGCTCACGCAACACACGAGGAATGCCGTCGCGCAGACAGCTCCGCACTTCAGTCTTGGCAGCTGCGATAAATGCTTTCCGCGCGGGCGACAAGTTCAGATTGTCGAGGAAGGTGACGTCATCGCCTTCAGATTTATAAAATAACGGGCTAAGATTTAACATATTTGACCTATGCGAATGCTGAAAAAGTTATCGAAAACAAAATCAGCTAGTCGGTGGCCAAAACTAGAGTAGGCAGATAGCCCACGATTGCTTGTGTGAAACCAGCTGAGTGCGAATAAATACTATACGCGTAGTAATTATACGCATATTTTCTATACGAACGCTAGTAAACCGTGCCATAATTATTTTGCTTCTTAATTTGATACACTTATGACATCAGAAATCTCCGCTGCACAGCCGACTCAGACCACTTGGGGGCAAGGGCGAAGGCTTGAATTCCTCGACTTCAGGCTGCATTGGGACGGGCGTATCAATCGCAGCGCACTTACGGATTTTTTCAACATTTCTGTTCCCCAAGCCTCGCTGGATATTTCGAAATACCTAGAGTTGGCACCCGGAAATGCGGTCTATGACCGCAGTTCGAAGGTTTATCAAGCAACGGCGAACTTTCAGCCGTACTTCCCAAACAATGTGCCCGAGAGGTATCTCAACGAACTTCTGGCGATTGAGACCGACATCATCCGTCCTGAGCAAAGTTTTATAGGGTGGCGCCCACCGGTCGCCGCGGTACCCACCCCGGTCAGGTCCGTCCCAGATAGAACACTCATCGGACTTCTATCCGCCATCAGGGACAAGACTAAAGTCATAATTCGCTACCAGTCGATGACCACCACCGAGCCGTCAAGCCGCCTGATTTCGCCACATGCGATTGCGAATGACGGATTCCGCTGGCACGTGCGGGCCTACTGCGACCAACGCGAAAAATTTATTGATTTCGTCATTGCACGCATTCTGGAAATTTCGGTAACGGACGTCCCCGGGGCGGATAGCGCTAACGACCAAGGATGGAATCGTGTCGTGAAGTTGGTTCTATGTGCGAACCCGGCGTTAGCCGAAGGGCATAGGCGGGTCATTGAACTCGACTATGGAATGACTGACGGGGTAATCGAACTAAACTGTCGACAGGCGTTGCTCTACTACGCGCTCAAGCGACTCGGACTACACAAATTTGACAGCGATGTCGCTAGACCTGAGAAGCAACAAATCGCCTTGAAAAACTATGCTGAAGTGAAGAAATTTTTACCTCGGTCCGATGCTCCTCGATGAACGCAACGTCAGTGTTTTTATGTGAGGCATACGAACGAAATATATAAATCATATCGTTTATACTATTTGCATCTAAACCCTAGCCTCGCCCCACACAAGGCACGATTAGCTTTGTCTATAACAATTTTTATGAGCACCTACAAATGGCAATTCGCCCCTCGCTTCCGCCGCAACGCATTTGGCTGGAAATCAGACACACCAATCCAGCGCATCAAAGAGGCACTTGTTGAAATCAAGGCGGTAGCCAAGAAGGAACCATTGCTGGCCGCCGAGGGCGCCGTGCTGTTCCTGGAAAAGCTGGCGCCGGCCATTGAACAAGTCGATAGTTCCTCGGGTGGTATCGGCAGCACCGTAAACCTTGCCATCAAAACCCTCGTGCCCATCATCGCCAAGGTGGATGTCGCTCGCGCCGTGCGGGAGAGATGGCTGGAGCGCCTGTGGAATGCAATCCAGGAAGACTCGATGCCTTACCTGGAATACCTGGGCGAATTCTGGGGCGAGCTGTGTGCGGCACCGGAAATTGCTTCCAAATGGGCCGACGACCTGGCACCAACTGTGACGACGATGTGGGACCATTGCGCGAGCACCGGGGAATATGGATACTTCAGGGGAACGACCGCATGCTTGAGCGCGCTATACGCGGCGGGTCGGCACGACGAACTGCTT is part of the Janthinobacterium sp. 67 genome and harbors:
- a CDS encoding ThiF family adenylyltransferase, with product MSELNSQVADVVAALGRHGFYYVRQVVGEWVVLAGPLVVEDKSYECEFSFDTRFMELPRIRLLEVPKSLGEVVPHIGSQGGLCYIAEGTVVLDIFDPVGQALACLKRAEEVLAAILAGEMLDDLEEEFFAYWGGENAFCLSDLSKRNLGRQDAFVATIAESMYVVVTDDRVRTMTKLTGIGWKANWSQIRTYRVQTLAKPRPSLADWPPHNVRDVLNWQGLLDQRCRKKLQQRITEAARTSAEAVVLLIESPLMTYGFCVNFNRQKIIGTEKKWVPTMPEIFSCAVRPLHMVRIDDGYMATRNSPGRRTLAGKRIILVGCGTIGGYLAEMLVKAGVGTEGGCLTLVDPDTLYPKNIGRHRLGFPSIFMRKALALRIELQYGAPGADIRALPVKVQQANLSDVDLLIDATGEEALGHWIAQQSSQRNLANLHVWIEGAGIAVRGLLKQGDLGACFRCLTTHNRNGRYRSVQVSIPVVLAGQGCEGLYVPFPAHVSVQAASLAAEMVLDWVNDICEPALRTRVLNSLHDAATPDCSLEQFKDCPACSR
- a CDS encoding WYL domain-containing protein; translation: MTSEISAAQPTQTTWGQGRRLEFLDFRLHWDGRINRSALTDFFNISVPQASLDISKYLELAPGNAVYDRSSKVYQATANFQPYFPNNVPERYLNELLAIETDIIRPEQSFIGWRPPVAAVPTPVRSVPDRTLIGLLSAIRDKTKVIIRYQSMTTTEPSSRLISPHAIANDGFRWHVRAYCDQREKFIDFVIARILEISVTDVPGADSANDQGWNRVVKLVLCANPALAEGHRRVIELDYGMTDGVIELNCRQALLYYALKRLGLHKFDSDVARPEKQQIALKNYAEVKKFLPRSDAPR
- a CDS encoding CBASS cGAMP synthase; protein product: MLNLSPLFYKSEGDDVTFLDNLNLSPARKAFIAAAKTEVRSCLRDGIPRVLRERGYNGEVPRPRFFTQGSWAYGTLNAPAKPTQQADVDDGCYLPLGFVSLTARPSMASSLFFAAAQEALVPLVKERGWRLITNKSTCIRIEISSDAHIDIPLYAIPDDEFLTLTKAALNAYGFDSVEEAMRQAEQDAWTRLPSNRVLLAHREEDWKESDPRPVKDWFLGEVKVRGEQFCRVVRYLKAFRDWQWTSGGPASILLMAVAAPLFERRTGRDDLALLDVLAQLPAALRAGVKNPAEENESLTDRLGAEGVEDAATHFEEFERFVRGAVNASSESLACTWLIEKLGSRFPYQPSRVLTVSVAATIAAAPAQVAASPLVGRTKAG